GGCAGGGACGGGCCGCCGCGGACCAGGTCCGCCTGGGCCGGGATGGTGGAGGCCCGGACCAGGTCGCGGGCGGCGAGCCACACCCCGAACGTCCGTTCCAGGTCGACCGCGAGTCGGGCGGCGCCGAGCGAGGTCCCGCCGAGGCAGTAGAAGTCCTCGTCGTACGCGCCGAAGCCGAGCACCCGCGACCAGATCTGGGCGATCCGCGCCTCCACGCTCCCCGGCGGGTACGCCGGACCGGGCCCGTCGGTGCCCGGCGGAACGTCGGTGAGGTGCTCCCGCAGACGCTGCTGGTCCACCTTGCCGTTCGCGAGCAGCGGCAGGCTGTCGAGGCGGACGAAGCGGCCCGGCACCAGCTCACCGGGGAGACCGGCGCGGGCGTACTCGCGCAGCGTCTCCTCGCCCACCTCGCCGTCGGCCGAGTAGAAGCAGACCAGCGCCGGGGTGGCACCGGTCTCGTCCACGAGCACCGTCACCTGACGCAGGCCGGGTGCCGTGACGAGGGTGCACTCGATCTCGCCGAGGTCGACGCGTACCCCGGCGATCTGGACCTGGGCGTCGCGTCGGCCGGTGAACATCAGCAGGCCGTCGTCGCGCACCCAGCCGAAGTCGCCGGTGCGGTAGAGCAGGTCACCGGGAACGCCGGCGTACCGGTTCGGCACGAAGACCTGGCGGGTGCGGTCGGTGTCGCCGTGGTAGCCCGCGCCGAGACACAGGCCTGCGAGGTGGATCTGGCCGACCTCGCCGCGCGGTGTGGGCGCGCCGTGTTCGTCCAGGAGCAGCACGGACGTGTTGGGCAGCGGCAGGCCGAGCGGGATGACCTGGCGGTCGTCGTCGCCGACGGCGTGGAAGACCGAGCCGATCGAGGCTTCGGTGGGCCCGTAGGTGTTGGTCACCCGCACGTCCGGGAACATCCGCCGGAACGCCTGCACGGCCGGTGGTTTGGCGGCCTCGCCACCGATGAAGACCTGCCGCATCGACGCCAGCAGGTGCCGGTCCTGCGGCCGGCTCCGCAGGCGCTCGACGAGCAGGTCGAAGATGCTCGGCACGAAGTCGGTCATGGTGACCCGGTGCCGGTGGATCTGCGTCAAGGTGGCGTCGAAGTCGAGGATGCCGGTGCGGTCCGGGATGACGACGGTGGCGCCACGGGTCAGCGGCCACAGCAGTTGCCAGATCGACGAGTCGAAGGTGTGCGCGGAGTTCTGGAGCACCACCGCGCCGTCGGCGGCGAACCGCTCGGTCATCGACAGGAAGCGGTTCACCAGACCCCGGTGCAGGTTGACCGCGCACTTGGGCAGTCCGGTGGAGCCGCTGGTGAAGAACGCGTAGATCGGGTCGTCGGGTCGGGGCCGGGCCGCGACGACGGGTGCGGCGACCGCGTCCGGGCCGGCCCGGACGCCGATCACCGGCCGATCGGTGGCGGGCGGTGGCGTGCCGACGACCGCCCGGGGGGCGAGGTCGTGCAGCATCCGCTGCTGCCGCTGGGCCGGCCAGGCCCGGTCGAACGGCACGAAGGCGGCACCCGACCGCATGGTGCCGAGCATCGCGACGAGTTGCTCGACGCGATCGTCGAGCAGCAGGGCGACGAAGTCTCCCCGCCGTGTGCCGCGCGCGAGCAGGTCGGCGGCGACCACGTCGGCCAGCCGGTCGACGTCCCGGTAGGTCAGCGCGCCGGCGGGATGGACGACCGCGACGGCGTCCGGGTGACGCCGTACGGCGTCGTCGACGAGGTCGACCACGGTCCGGTGGAGCGGACGTGGCCGGGTGGGTCCTGTGAGGAGAGCGCCGACCTCAGCGGGATCGCGGTGGACGCGCTCCATTCCGAGAATCGTCAATGCGCAGCTGAGGATGCCATCGAGGGCACCTCCCCCGAGGTGTGCTTCCGCGCGACCGGCGGTGCCGGCCGACGGCGCGAGTGGTAGGTCTACATTGACCCGGGTCGGACCCTAACGGCGGTCTCGCGCGCCTGTCAACGCATTGACGGGTGTGCGTCTTGGCAGGTGCCGGAAGGGCAGGTGAGCGGCTTCGGGGAAATTGTCCGATGGCGATGACATGTGCCTTCCGTCCGGTGCATCCAGGGGGACGGAAAACCGATCGCCGGACGTCTGTCAGCGGACATCTGGATCGGGTACCGTGCGCTCTCATCGGCCGTGGCTTCCGGCCAACGGGGACGAAGCGAAGGGACACCGCGTGACTGTGCAGAGCCCGGTCCGGAAGGTTTGCCTGGTAGTGGCGGTGGCCGCTCTCGTCGTGACAGCGGGATGCGCCAAGGAGGACAAGAGCGAGGTCCAGGCCAGCGGCGTCAAGCTCATCGAAAAGGGCAAGCTGACCGTGTGCACGCACCTGCCCTATCCGCCGTTCCAGTCGAAGGACGCCGCCGGTGAGGTGATCGGCTTCGACGTCGACATGATCGACCTGGTCGCCCAGGAACTCGGCGTCGAACAACGGATCGTCGACACGCCCTTCGAGGGGATCAAGTCCGGCCAGGACCTGAACACCGGAAAGTGCGACGTCGCCGCCGCCGGAATGACGATCACCGAGGAACGGCAGAAGGTGATGGACTTCTCCGCGCCCTATTTCGACGCGACCCAGGCGATGCTGGTCAAG
Above is a window of Verrucosispora sp. NA02020 DNA encoding:
- a CDS encoding amino acid adenylation domain-containing protein, with the translated sequence MVDLVDDAVRRHPDAVAVVHPAGALTYRDVDRLADVVAADLLARGTRRGDFVALLLDDRVEQLVAMLGTMRSGAAFVPFDRAWPAQRQQRMLHDLAPRAVVGTPPPATDRPVIGVRAGPDAVAAPVVAARPRPDDPIYAFFTSGSTGLPKCAVNLHRGLVNRFLSMTERFAADGAVVLQNSAHTFDSSIWQLLWPLTRGATVVIPDRTGILDFDATLTQIHRHRVTMTDFVPSIFDLLVERLRSRPQDRHLLASMRQVFIGGEAAKPPAVQAFRRMFPDVRVTNTYGPTEASIGSVFHAVGDDDRQVIPLGLPLPNTSVLLLDEHGAPTPRGEVGQIHLAGLCLGAGYHGDTDRTRQVFVPNRYAGVPGDLLYRTGDFGWVRDDGLLMFTGRRDAQVQIAGVRVDLGEIECTLVTAPGLRQVTVLVDETGATPALVCFYSADGEVGEETLREYARAGLPGELVPGRFVRLDSLPLLANGKVDQQRLREHLTDVPPGTDGPGPAYPPGSVEARIAQIWSRVLGFGAYDEDFYCLGGTSLGAARLAVDLERTFGVWLAARDLVRASTIPAQADLVRGGPSLPTSTTVAPELARDARLGDLGTAPLRPAEDPGTVLLLGATGFVGAQVLAALLAHGDRPVVCLVRAADDGAASRRVADVLAATGGGSAAAHRWTALAGDLARPQLGLSGDDWRRLSREVGTIVDSAGRVDTLRDYLDLRDTNVHGLRTLVDLAGTQVRKRLVTLSTTTVRSTPGTPLAEAFLALTSAPPVDGYSQSKWVAEQLVRGAAAQGVPAAVVRLGEVAAHSRTGHANPRSTVTMILRLCLRLGVRPSTRLRVDWTPVDVVARMVAALADPHRRTPAEGVLNVVAPASVAVADLLARLRVEDRPLPEISYDEFLDRAADAVGDDEVARCLAVLRPRTAAEAEPLAEVVHDALVGTETPRATRLARGLGLDWGTSRDREIDVMIDRLNRTYHAAVGRPHLSSGTAQ